Proteins from one Ahaetulla prasina isolate Xishuangbanna chromosome 2, ASM2864084v1, whole genome shotgun sequence genomic window:
- the LOC131193490 gene encoding zinc finger protein 271-like, with product MEQSMQEEQLYQCSQCGKRFSMHTNLVTTHTGEKIFKCPDCVKSFTWNSDLIIRQRQKTYECPDCGKRFSQNSTLLIHKRAHTGEKSYECQDCGKSFSWNSLLVEHHRTHTGEKPYECPDCGKDFSRKSDLVKHQRTHTGEKPYECSDCGKGFKGNSDLVIHQRIHTGEKPYVCLQCGKRFSQSFHLVRHHRIHTGEKPYKCPNCGKSFSQNSDLVIHQRIHTQEKPYECSDCGKGFSCNSDMVKHQRTHTAEKPYNCSDCGKSFSQNSYLMKHQKTHTGKKPYKCHDCGKSFSQNSYLVKHQRTHTEEKAFECPECGEHFSCKSQLMKHQKTHRAERLYECPDCGKSFTQNSKLLRHQRTHTGEKPHKCLHCGKNFSQNSNLMIHQKTHTGEKPYQCPDCGKSFSQNSYLMIHQKTHTGEKPYQCPDCGKKFCHNSYLVKHQRTHTREKPFECLECGKCFTWNSHLVIHRRTHTGEKPFECPDCGKDFSSRSNLINHVRLHIGE from the coding sequence ATGGAACAGTCGATGCAGGAGGAGCAGCTCTACCAGTGCTCCCAATGTGGCAAAAGATTTAGCATGCACACCAATCTGGTGACGACTCACACTGGGGAGAAAATCTTCAAATGTCCTGATTGTGTGAAAAGTTTCACTTGGAATTCTGACCTGATTATACGCCAGAGACAGAAAACATATGagtgtccggattgtgggaaaaggttcagtcagaattccacccTGCTGATACACAAGAgggctcacacaggagagaaatcatATGAATGccaagattgtgggaaaagtttcagttggAATTCTCTCCTGGTAGAACATcacagaactcacacaggagagaaaccatacgagtgtcctgattgtgggaaagatttcTCTCGGAAATCTGACCTGGtgaaacatcagaggactcacacaggagagaaaccatatgagtgttcaGATTGTGGAAAAGGTTTCAAGGGGAATTctgacctggtgatacaccaaagGATTCACACAGGTGAAAAACCGTATGTGTGTCTGCAGTGTGGGAAAAGATTCAGTCAAAGTTTCCACCTTGTGCGACATcacaggattcacacaggagagaaaccatataagtgtccaaactgtgggaaaagtttcagtcagaattctgacctggtgatacaccagaggattcatacgcaagagaaaccgtatgagtgttcagattgtgggaaaggtttcagctGCAATTCTGACATGGTGAAacatcagagaactcacacagcaGAGAAACCATATAACTgctctgattgtgggaaaagtttcagtcagaattcctaccTGATGAAACACCAGAAGACTCACACAGggaaaaaaccatataaatgtcatgattgtggaaaaagtttcagtcaaaattcctacctggtgaaacaccagaggactcacacagaagAGAAAGCGTTTGAGTGTCCAGAATGTGGGGAACATTTCAGTTGCAAGTCTCAATTAATGAAGCACCAGAAGACTCACAGAGCAGAGAGACtgtatgagtgtccagattgtgggaaaagtttcactcAAAATTCCAAGCTGTTgagacaccagagaactcacacaggagagaaaccacatAAGTGTCTGCATTGTGGGAAaaatttcagtcagaattccaacctgaTGATACACCAgaaaactcacacaggagaaaaaccgtatcagtgtccagattgtgggaaaagtttcagtcagaattcctaccTGATGATACACCAGAAAActcacactggagaaaaaccatatcagtgtccagattgtgggaaaaaatTCTGTCATAATTCCTacttggtgaaacaccagaggactcacactcgAGAGAAACCATTTGAGTGTCTtgaatgtggaaaatgttttacTTGGAATTCCCATTTGGTGATACACCGGAGGActcacactggagagaaaccatttgagtgtccagattgtgggaaagatttcagtAGTAGGTCTAACCTTATAAATCATGTAAGGTTACACATAGGGGAGTAA
- the LOC131193499 gene encoding zinc finger protein OZF-like — MNTNVMRQKMTETGETNFECPDCRERFTQNSDLVIHQRTHTQEKPYKCSDCGKRFIWICHLKIHQMTHKGENPYQCQDCGKGFNYNSLLVEHQRTHTGERPYECPDCGKDFSRKFNLVKHQRTHTGEKPYECPDCGKDFSQKFNLVKHQRTHTGERPYECPDCGKDFPQKFNLVNHQRTHIEEKPYKCHDCGKGFSHNSYLMKHQRTHTQEKSYKCSDCGKGFSHNSYLVKHQMTHTGEKPYKCHDCGKNFSRNSYLVKHLKTHKAEKQYECPECGKCFNQNSYLVKHQRTHRGEKLFECPDCGKCFPRNSKLLRHQRTHTGEKPYECLYCGKTFSQNCNRIIHQKTHTGEKPYQCTDCGKSFNQNSYLVKHQRIHSGEKPYKCLECGKNFSRNSHLMIHRRSHTGEKPYECPDCGEDFRYMSTLINHVRLHIGE; from the coding sequence ATGAACACCAATGTGATGAGACAGAAGATGACTGAGACTGGGGAGACAAACTTTGAATGCCCTGATTGCAGGGAAAGATTTACACAGAATTCTgatctggtgatacaccagaggactcatacgcaagagaaaccatataagtgttCCGACTGTGGAAAACGTTTCATTTGGATTTGTCACCTGAAGATACACCAGATGACTCACAAAGGGGAAAATCCATATCAGTGCcaagattgtgggaaaggtttcaattACAATTCTCTCCTGGTagaacatcagaggactcacacaggagagagaccatatgagtgtcctgattgtgggaaagatttcTCTCGGAAATTTAACCTGGTGaagcatcagaggactcacacaggagagaaaccatatgagtgtcctgattgtgggaaagatttcTCTCAGAAATTTAACCTGGtgaaacatcagaggactcacacaggagagagaccatatgagtgtcctgattgtgggaaagatttTCCTCAGAAATTTAACCTGGTgaatcatcagaggactcacatagaagagaaaccatataaatgtcatgattgtgggaaaggtttcagtcataattcctATCtgatgaaacaccagaggactcacacacaaGAGAAATCATATAAGTGttcagattgtgggaaaggtttcagtcataattcctATCTGGTGAAACACCAaatgactcacacaggagagaaaccatataaatgtcatGATTGTGGCAAAAATTTCAGTCGGAATTCCTACCTGGTGAAACACTTGAAAACTCACAAGGCAGAGAAACAGTATGAGTGTCCagagtgtgggaaatgtttcaatcagaattcttacctagtgaaacaccagaggactcatagaggagagaaactctttgaatgtcctgattgtgggaaatgctTCCCTCGGAATTCCAAGCTGTTaagacaccagagaactcacactggagagaaaccatatgaatgtctGTATTGTGGAAAAACATTCAGTCAGAATTGCAACCGAATTATACATCAgaaaactcacacaggagaaaaaccatatcagtgtacagattgtgggaaaagtttcaatcagaattcctacttggtgaaacaccagaggattcacagcgGAGAAAAACCGTATAAGTGTCTTGAATGTGGGAAAAATTTCAGTCGGAATTCCCATTTGATGATACACCGGAGgagtcacacaggagaaaaaccgtatgaATGTCCGGATTGTGGGGAAGATTTCCGTTATATGTCTACCCTTATAAATCATGTAAGGTTACACATAGGGGAGTAA